Part of the Methylomonas rapida genome is shown below.
GACATCGGCGATAGCGGTCGCCAAGCCATCATCACGACGGAATTACCGTATCAAGTCAACAAGGCCCGCTTACTGGAGAAAATCGCCGAGCTGGTCAAGGAAGGCAAGATCGAGGGCATTTCCGGCTTGCGCGACGAGTCGGACAAGGACGGCATGCGCATGGTCATCGAGTTGCGCCGCGGCGAAGTGGCCGACGTAGTGCTGAACAATCTGTACAAGCAAACCCAGATGCAGACCGTATTCGGCATCAACATGGTCGCCTTGTACGATGGCCGTCCACACTGCATGAATTTGAAAGAGATTTTGCTGGCCTTCATCGATCATCGCCGTGAAATCGTCACTCGTCGTACCATTTACAACCTGCGCAAGGCGAGGGAGCGGGCGCACATCTTGGAAGGTCTGGCGGTCGCATTGGCCAATATCGACGAGATGATAGAGTTGATCAAGACCTCGCCGAATCCGCAGGAAGCCAGACAGGGTTTGCTGGCCAGACATTGGAATGCCGGCCTGGTCGCCGCATTGCTCGACAGAGCTGATGCCGATCGCTCCCGCCCCGAAGATTTGACCCCGGAATTCGGTTTGGTCAACGGCCAATACCGGTTATCGGAGGCTCAGGCGCAGGCGATTCTGGATTTGCGCCTGCATCGTCTGACCGGGCTGGAGCAGGAAAAAATCGTCAACGAATACAAGCAATTGCTGGAATTGATCGACGAATATCTGCATATCCTGGGTAGCGATACGCGCCTGATGGAAGTCATCCGGGAAGAATTGGAAGAAATCAAAAACGAATATGCCGATGCGCGCCGCACCGAGATCGTGCAGGATTATTCCAATCTGTCGGCCGAAGATCTGATCACCGAGGAAGACATGGTCGTGACCATGTCGCACGAAGGCTACGTCAAAACCCAGCCCTTGACCGATTACAAGGCACAGCGCCGCGGCGGTCGCGGCAAGTCGGCCACGGCGACCAAGGAAAACGATTTCATCGACAAACTGATCATCGCCAACACGCATGACACCATTTTGTGCTTCTCGTCGCGCGGCAAGGTCTATTGGCTGAAAGTCTATGAATTGCCGGTGGCCAGCCGGGCTTCGCGCGGCAAGCCGTTTGTGAATCTGTTGCCGCTGGAAGAGGGCGAAAAGATCAATGCGATGCTGCCGGTCCGCGAATACAGCGAAGACAAATTCGTATTCATGGCTACCGCATCCGGTACCGTTAAAAAAACCCCATTGCCCGAGTTTGCGTATCAACTGGCCAAGGGTAAAATCGCCATCGATTTGCGCGACAACGATACCTTGGTCGGCGTGTCGCTGACCGACGGCCAGCAAAACGTGTTGCTGTTCAGTACCGACGGCAAGGCAGTCTGCTTCAACGAAACCGACGTCAGGCCGATGGGGCGAACCGCGGCGGGCGTGCGCGGCATTCGTTTGCAGGAAGGCGCGCGGGTGATTTCGTTGATCGTCGCCAGCGAAGGCACGGTGCTGAACGTGACCGAAAACGGTTATGGCAAACGTACCCGGTTGGAAGAGTTTACCCAGCACAAACGCGGCGGTCAGGGCTTGATCGCGATTCAAACTTCCGAGCGCAATGGTGCCGTGGTCGGCGCGGTGCTGGTCAACGACAATGACGAAATCATGTTGATCACCGATGCCGGTACCCTGGTCAGAACCCGGGTCAACGAAATCTCCGTGGTCGGCAGGAACACCCAGGGCGTCACGGTGATTCGTCTGGACAAGGGTGAAAAAGTCGTCGGCGTCGATCGCATCGAAGGTTTGGGCGATGAAGACGAACTGGGCGACGATGACAGTAATTTATCAACCGATGAAGCCGATTTCGGCGGGGAAGAAGAGTAATGGCACGGATTTACAACTTTAGCGCCGGTCCTTCGATGTTGCCGGAAGCGGTGTTGCGGCAAGCGCAGCAGGAAATGCTGGATTGGCAAGGCTCCAGCATGTCGGTGATGGAAATGAGTCATCGTGGCAAGGAATTCATGGCGATTGCCGAAACCATGAAAAACGATCTGGTTGAACTGATGGCCATCCCGGACAACTACAAAGTGTTGTTTCTGCAAGGCGGCGCCACCGCGCAATTTGCGATGATTCCGCAAAACATCCTGAACGGCAAAAGCAAGGCCTGTTATGTCAATACCGGGGCCTGGTCGACCAGCGCGATCAAGGAAGCCGGCAAGTATTGCGAAGTCGGCATCGCCGCCAGTTCGGAAGACAGCAAATTCACGACGATTCCGGATTTTGCCAGTTGGTCGATCGATCCTGATGCGGCCTATTTGCATTACACCTCGAATGAAACCATACACGGTGTCGAATTCAACGAAATTCCGGATGCCAAAGGCTTGCCACTGGTGTGCGACATGTCCTCCAATATTTTGTCGCGTCCGGTCGATGTCAGTCGTTACGGCATCATATACGCCGGTACACAAAAGAACATGGGGCCTTCCGGTGTGACCGTCGTGATCGTACGCGAAGATTTGGTCGGCTTGGCGCCGAAAACGGTGCCGTCGGTATTCAACTACGAACAGCAAGCCAAAAGCGATTCCATGCTGAATACCCCGGCGACTTACAACTGGTACTTATTGGGCCTAGTATTGCAATGGCTGAAAGCCGAAGGCGGCGTTGCCGCAATCGAACAGCGCAACCTGCAAAAAGCCGACAAGCTGTATCGAGCCATCGATGCCTCCAGTTTGTACAGTAACCCGGTGGCCAAGGCCTGCCGTTCCCGCATGAACGTGCCTTTCGTATTGGCCGATGAGAGCCTGGACAAGGAATTCCTGGCTTTGGCGGAGAAAAATGGTTTGGGTTCGCTGAAAGGTCATCGTTCGGTGGGCGGTATGCGGGCCAGCATTTATAACGCGATGCCGGAAACTGGCGTGGATGCGTTAATCGAGTTCATGGCCGAGTTCGAACGGACGCACTAGATCGACATGACCGCTATCATCCCATTGTCAGAATTGCGCGCTCAAATCGATGCGATCGATCAGCAAATCCTGCACCTGATCAATCAGCGCGCCAACTGTGCGATCGAAGTCGCTAGAACCAAACAGGCGGAAGGGGAGACCGGCAGTTTTTATCGCCCTGATCGGGAGGCGCAGGTGCTGCGCCGCATCAAGGAACTGAATCCTGGGCCGCTCGGCGACGATGCAGCCGCGCACTTGTTCCGGGAAATAATGTCCGCCTGCCTGGCGTTGGAAAAACCCTTGGAAGTGGCTTATCTGGGGCCGCAAGGCACATTTACCCAACAAGCGACGTTCAAGCATTTTGGGCATGCGGTCAAGGACATTCCGGTGCCGACCATACACGAGATTTTTCAGGCGGTGGAAACCAGACACTGCCAGTTCGGCGTGGTGCCGGTGGAAAATTCCACCGAGGGCGTCATCGCGCATACGCTGGATCGTTTCATCGACAGTCCGCTGAAAATCTGCGGCGAAGTCGAGATACGCGTGCATCA
Proteins encoded:
- the gyrA gene encoding DNA gyrase subunit A, with amino-acid sequence MSDFAKEIIPVNLEDEMKQSYLDYAMSVIVGRALPDVRDGLKPVHRRVLYAMSELGNDWNKPYKKSARVVGDVIGKYHPHGDTAVYDTIVRMAQPFSLRYMLIDGQGNFGSVDGDSPAAMRYTEVRMAKIAHELLADLDKETVDFAPNYDESESEPTVLPTRVPTLLVNGSSGIAVGMATNIPPHNLAEIVSACLALIENDALTIPELMQIVPGPDFPTAGIINGADGIYEAYSTGRGRIYLRARSHFEDIGDSGRQAIITTELPYQVNKARLLEKIAELVKEGKIEGISGLRDESDKDGMRMVIELRRGEVADVVLNNLYKQTQMQTVFGINMVALYDGRPHCMNLKEILLAFIDHRREIVTRRTIYNLRKARERAHILEGLAVALANIDEMIELIKTSPNPQEARQGLLARHWNAGLVAALLDRADADRSRPEDLTPEFGLVNGQYRLSEAQAQAILDLRLHRLTGLEQEKIVNEYKQLLELIDEYLHILGSDTRLMEVIREELEEIKNEYADARRTEIVQDYSNLSAEDLITEEDMVVTMSHEGYVKTQPLTDYKAQRRGGRGKSATATKENDFIDKLIIANTHDTILCFSSRGKVYWLKVYELPVASRASRGKPFVNLLPLEEGEKINAMLPVREYSEDKFVFMATASGTVKKTPLPEFAYQLAKGKIAIDLRDNDTLVGVSLTDGQQNVLLFSTDGKAVCFNETDVRPMGRTAAGVRGIRLQEGARVISLIVASEGTVLNVTENGYGKRTRLEEFTQHKRGGQGLIAIQTSERNGAVVGAVLVNDNDEIMLITDAGTLVRTRVNEISVVGRNTQGVTVIRLDKGEKVVGVDRIEGLGDEDELGDDDSNLSTDEADFGGEEE
- the serC gene encoding 3-phosphoserine/phosphohydroxythreonine transaminase; amino-acid sequence: MARIYNFSAGPSMLPEAVLRQAQQEMLDWQGSSMSVMEMSHRGKEFMAIAETMKNDLVELMAIPDNYKVLFLQGGATAQFAMIPQNILNGKSKACYVNTGAWSTSAIKEAGKYCEVGIAASSEDSKFTTIPDFASWSIDPDAAYLHYTSNETIHGVEFNEIPDAKGLPLVCDMSSNILSRPVDVSRYGIIYAGTQKNMGPSGVTVVIVREDLVGLAPKTVPSVFNYEQQAKSDSMLNTPATYNWYLLGLVLQWLKAEGGVAAIEQRNLQKADKLYRAIDASSLYSNPVAKACRSRMNVPFVLADESLDKEFLALAEKNGLGSLKGHRSVGGMRASIYNAMPETGVDALIEFMAEFERTH